In Micromonospora sp. WMMD980, the following are encoded in one genomic region:
- a CDS encoding thioesterase domain-containing protein gives MNWFVSTGSRPEAPVRLFCLPYAGAGASAFRRWPPAFDSGVEVLPVQLPGRENRITEDPRFSVAEVADAIASRADRRYAIYGHSMGGRLGFEVVRELRRTGRPLPARLYVGGARAPHVAAPGLFDGLSRADDAELLRRLGDGGGLPAELLEHPELVELLLPLLRADFGRVDDYRYVPGEPLPVPIVAFAGDHDRAVTREQNAAWAAHTAAGFTLHELPGGHFFLHDRLPELAALIQTDLAAAPGTGLPPGVAPGTPTTRAATPGAGPAPVRASGRGTAGGAHRVPLGDTGWSVWRDAMLRTTGFPADGLALLTAPRAAAAADELIDTGAGEDRFDKEFDEAVRAGAERLGALAGDPLLREAVTWQNRGALAALDGLARGGADAPRNVRRRDRERALLKYWQRYCGKNETVGFFGPSCWVAVDPEVPEVARVNPGDQLTRRRWVWFESWALTAYADRIGADLAVRRWWPPRLRPHLAIRDRAVLRPGRPPLTLTPVEAALLHAADGRRAAADLVADPAIGLRRPADGYALLDRLVERELVTWDAALPVSPDAERVLAERIAAIGDEPARAAARAGLDRLCAARDQVARAAGDPVSLRAALDTLDATFTELTGVPAVRRAGQMYAGRTICYEDTARDLDVVFGAPLLAELAAPLDMLLRAARWLANALADAYLDVLRGLHQELRAESGAPVALADLWFLAQGLFWGDGERPVDAVAADFAARWAGLFGLDTLPAGATGVELRAADLAERIDAAFPGSRPTWSNAVMHSPDLQICATDDAALRRGDYTVVLGELHAAWSSFDCAVFTPSHPEVERLRDALAADLGQRRVRLLFPADWPRRTSRTAESLTGPTDRQLAFLDAPGADPDRVLPTVDLTVDEVGGELVATASDGQRWPLAEVFAEAFSAHAVDGFKLVAAAPYTPRITVDRLVVARQTWRTTVGESGLATVTGERQRFLAVRAWRRRLGLPEQVYVKLGTETKPCFVDLAAPGFAGMLCALVRAARVDGGDAVPLTVSEMLPAPEQAWVPDGAGRRYLSELRLHITDAGREDAK, from the coding sequence GTGAACTGGTTCGTCTCCACCGGAAGCCGCCCCGAGGCGCCGGTGCGCTTGTTCTGCCTGCCGTACGCCGGCGCCGGCGCGAGCGCGTTCCGGCGCTGGCCGCCCGCGTTCGATTCGGGCGTCGAGGTGTTGCCGGTGCAGTTGCCGGGCCGGGAGAACCGGATCACCGAGGACCCCCGCTTCTCCGTCGCCGAGGTGGCCGACGCCATCGCCTCCCGGGCCGACCGCCGGTATGCGATCTACGGCCACTCGATGGGCGGCCGCCTCGGCTTCGAGGTGGTGCGGGAGCTGCGCCGCACCGGCCGGCCGCTGCCGGCGCGGCTCTACGTCGGTGGCGCCCGCGCCCCGCACGTCGCCGCGCCGGGGCTCTTCGACGGGTTGTCCCGGGCCGACGACGCGGAGCTGCTGCGCCGCCTCGGCGACGGCGGCGGCCTCCCCGCCGAGCTGCTGGAGCACCCGGAGCTGGTGGAGCTGCTGCTGCCGCTGCTGCGGGCCGACTTCGGCCGGGTGGACGACTACCGCTACGTCCCCGGCGAGCCGCTGCCGGTGCCGATCGTCGCGTTCGCCGGCGACCACGACCGGGCGGTCACCCGCGAGCAGAACGCGGCCTGGGCGGCGCACACCGCCGCCGGGTTCACCCTGCACGAGCTGCCCGGCGGGCACTTCTTCCTGCACGACCGGCTTCCCGAGCTGGCCGCCCTGATCCAGACCGACCTGGCCGCCGCGCCGGGCACCGGTCTGCCGCCGGGCGTCGCGCCCGGCACCCCGACCACCCGCGCCGCGACACCGGGCGCGGGTCCGGCCCCGGTGCGCGCCTCCGGCCGCGGGACCGCCGGCGGTGCGCACCGGGTGCCGCTCGGCGACACCGGCTGGTCGGTGTGGCGCGACGCGATGCTGCGGACCACCGGCTTCCCCGCCGACGGGCTGGCGCTGCTGACCGCCCCGCGCGCGGCCGCCGCCGCCGACGAGCTGATCGACACCGGCGCCGGGGAGGACCGCTTCGACAAGGAGTTCGACGAGGCGGTCCGCGCCGGTGCCGAGCGGCTCGGCGCACTGGCCGGCGACCCGCTGCTGCGCGAGGCGGTCACCTGGCAGAACCGGGGCGCCCTGGCCGCGCTGGACGGGCTGGCGCGCGGCGGCGCCGACGCGCCCCGCAACGTGCGCCGGCGGGACCGGGAGCGGGCGCTGCTCAAGTACTGGCAGCGCTACTGCGGCAAGAACGAGACGGTCGGCTTCTTCGGCCCGAGCTGCTGGGTCGCCGTCGACCCCGAGGTGCCGGAGGTTGCCCGGGTCAACCCTGGCGACCAACTGACCCGGCGGCGCTGGGTGTGGTTCGAGTCCTGGGCGCTGACCGCGTACGCCGACCGGATCGGCGCGGACCTGGCGGTCCGCCGCTGGTGGCCGCCGAGGCTCCGGCCCCACCTGGCGATCCGGGACCGGGCCGTGCTGCGGCCCGGCCGGCCGCCGCTGACGCTGACCCCGGTCGAGGCCGCGCTGCTGCACGCCGCCGACGGGCGACGCGCCGCCGCCGATCTGGTCGCCGACCCGGCGATCGGGCTGCGTCGGCCGGCGGACGGCTACGCGCTGCTCGACCGGCTGGTGGAACGGGAACTGGTGACCTGGGACGCGGCGCTGCCGGTGAGCCCGGACGCCGAGCGGGTGCTGGCCGAGCGGATCGCCGCGATCGGCGACGAGCCGGCCCGCGCCGCCGCCCGGGCCGGCCTCGACCGGCTGTGCGCCGCCCGCGACCAGGTGGCCCGGGCGGCCGGCGACCCGGTGTCGCTGCGCGCCGCGCTGGACACCCTCGACGCCACGTTCACCGAGCTGACCGGCGTGCCCGCGGTGCGCCGCGCCGGCCAGATGTACGCCGGCCGCACGATCTGCTACGAGGACACCGCCCGCGACCTGGACGTGGTCTTCGGCGCCCCGCTGCTGGCCGAGCTGGCCGCACCGCTGGACATGCTGCTGCGCGCCGCCCGCTGGCTGGCCAACGCGCTCGCCGACGCCTACCTGGACGTGCTGCGCGGCCTCCACCAGGAGCTGCGCGCCGAGTCCGGCGCTCCGGTGGCGCTGGCCGACCTGTGGTTCCTGGCCCAGGGCCTGTTCTGGGGCGACGGCGAGCGGCCGGTCGACGCGGTCGCCGCCGATTTCGCGGCCCGCTGGGCCGGGCTGTTCGGCCTGGACACGCTGCCCGCCGGCGCGACCGGTGTCGAGCTGCGCGCGGCCGACCTGGCCGAGCGGATCGACGCGGCCTTCCCTGGCAGCCGGCCGACCTGGTCCAACGCCGTCATGCACAGCCCCGACCTGCAGATCTGCGCCACCGACGACGCGGCGTTGCGGCGCGGGGACTACACCGTGGTGCTCGGCGAGCTGCACGCCGCCTGGTCGTCGTTCGACTGCGCGGTCTTCACGCCGTCGCACCCGGAGGTGGAACGACTGCGCGACGCGCTCGCCGCCGACCTGGGGCAGCGGCGGGTGCGGCTGCTCTTCCCGGCCGACTGGCCGCGCCGGACCAGTCGCACCGCCGAGTCGCTGACCGGCCCGACCGATCGGCAGCTCGCCTTCCTCGACGCGCCGGGCGCCGACCCGGACCGGGTGCTGCCCACGGTGGACCTCACCGTCGACGAGGTCGGCGGCGAGCTGGTCGCCACCGCCTCGGACGGGCAGCGCTGGCCGCTCGCCGAGGTCTTCGCCGAGGCGTTCAGCGCGCACGCGGTGGACGGCTTCAAGCTGGTCGCCGCCGCGCCGTACACGCCCCGGATCACGGTGGACCGGCTGGTGGTGGCCCGGCAGACCTGGCGCACCACGGTCGGCGAGAGCGGCCTGGCCACCGTCACCGGCGAGCGACAGCGGTTCCTGGCCGTGCGGGCCTGGCGTCGCCGGCTCGGCCTACCCGAGCAGGTCTACGTCAAGCTGGGCACCGAGACCAAGCCGTGCTTCGTGGACCTGGCCGCGCCCGGGTTCGCCGGCATGCTCTGCGCGCTGGTGCGCGCCGCGCGCGTCGACGGCGGCGACGCCGTCCCGCTGACGGTCAGCGAGATGCTGCCCGCACCGGAGCAGGCCTGGGTGCCCGACGGCGCCGGCCGCCGCTACCTCAGCGAGCTGCGCCTGCACATCACCGACGCCGGACGGGAGGACGCGAAGTGA
- a CDS encoding AMP-binding protein, with protein MAETMIINRFGAVAAVHGGRPALLGETHEVGYAELAGAAGGYAAVLVAAGLRPGDRIALLTTHGAPTVAALLGTLAAGCAYVPLDPGFPVARLRHMVTAAGVTAVAYAAEHRELARELAAGRATVPLDDAPPAPLRPVPVDPDALAYVLFTSGSTGVPKAVGQTHRNLAHVVDNQIDALGVGPADRLSLLASFSFDAAICDLYPALLTGAAVVPVDLRRQGLAYAVEQLDRHRTTILHCTPTVYRFLLDTLGERRLASVRAVLLGGEQATWADAARGRDRFAADCLLVNGYGATEMTFAARHLVPLSQVDPTAVGPLPVGTAFPGYRLDLDPDTGEIVVRSRHLAPGYLNQDSDRFATDDGGVRSYRTGDLGRRLPGGELVCLGRLDRQVKVRGHRVELTEIEAVLADRPGVAGVRAIARDGELLAYVRPADPRPDPAALRAALTAALPDYAVPRAVVVVDEFPLTVSGKVDERALPDPATEVPAEAAPATETERAVHDIWCAVLGRPAVGRTDNFFDVGGQSLLLGRVQQRIAERFGVRLPMLRLFDHPTVAAQAALLDAPPEAVRAPLLPVPAAPVSAARDYTGDEIAVVGVAGRFPGAPDVATFWWNLCTGVDSIHDHTDEELAALGVGPRLRADPRHVRAAGRLDGVTDFDAEFFSFGAEEAARTDPQHRIFLETAWEALEDAGHDPRRFPGLVGVYSATSANRYFLFHLMDNPAVVGDVDPDDWEARLVGRQLTDHLPGQVAYRLGLTGPALAVQSACSSSLVAVCLAAQSLADYQCDLALAGGATVMWPRHRATPGGLASPDGRCRAFDEAADGSGFGSGAGVVALRRLADAQADGDRIYAILPGWAVTNDGPERAGFAVPGPAGQAAAVANALATAEVAPGEVRLVEGHGSGTPLGDAIEVAALHEVYAGAAPAGACALGSVKTNIGHLDAAAGIAGLIKTVLAVRHGVIPPNLHFTRPHPEIDLAAGPFHVPTKARDWPDGGRRVAGVSAFGLGGTNAHVVVEQPPPVEPVDPPGAGPWLLPVSARTPVALRAAVARLRAHLAGAAPALPEVAATLALGRRQFAHRAAVVAVDLPGALSALDVLLDTDARTADDAGPLRELAADWVAGRDVDWDALHPEGTVRRTGLPTYPFQRRRHWIDPVQRGPR; from the coding sequence ATGGCAGAGACGATGATCATCAATCGTTTCGGCGCGGTCGCAGCGGTCCACGGTGGCCGTCCGGCACTTCTCGGTGAGACCCACGAGGTCGGTTACGCCGAGTTGGCCGGTGCGGCCGGCGGGTACGCGGCCGTGCTCGTCGCCGCCGGTCTCCGGCCGGGCGACCGCATCGCGCTGCTCACCACGCACGGCGCGCCGACCGTCGCCGCGCTGCTCGGCACGCTGGCCGCCGGGTGCGCCTACGTGCCGCTGGACCCGGGGTTCCCGGTCGCCCGCCTGCGGCACATGGTCACCGCCGCCGGCGTCACCGCCGTGGCGTACGCCGCCGAGCACCGTGAGCTGGCCCGTGAGCTGGCCGCCGGGCGCGCCACGGTGCCGTTGGACGACGCGCCCCCGGCCCCGCTGCGCCCGGTCCCGGTGGACCCGGACGCGCTGGCGTACGTGCTGTTCACCTCCGGCTCCACGGGTGTGCCCAAGGCGGTCGGGCAGACCCACCGCAACCTGGCGCACGTGGTCGACAACCAGATCGACGCGCTCGGTGTCGGCCCGGCCGACCGGCTCAGCCTGCTCGCCTCGTTCAGCTTCGACGCCGCCATCTGTGACCTCTACCCGGCGCTGCTCACCGGCGCCGCGGTCGTCCCGGTCGACCTGCGCCGGCAGGGCCTCGCGTACGCGGTCGAGCAGCTCGACCGGCACCGGACCACAATCCTGCACTGCACGCCCACCGTCTACCGGTTCCTGCTCGACACGCTCGGCGAGCGCCGGCTGGCGTCGGTGCGCGCGGTGCTGCTCGGCGGCGAACAGGCCACCTGGGCCGACGCCGCGCGCGGCCGGGACCGGTTCGCCGCCGACTGCCTGCTGGTCAACGGCTACGGCGCGACCGAGATGACGTTCGCGGCCCGGCACCTGGTGCCGCTGTCCCAGGTGGACCCGACCGCCGTCGGGCCGCTGCCGGTCGGCACCGCGTTCCCCGGTTACCGGCTCGACCTCGACCCGGACACCGGCGAGATCGTGGTGCGCAGCCGGCACCTCGCGCCCGGCTACCTCAACCAGGACAGCGACCGCTTCGCCACCGACGACGGCGGCGTGCGGTCGTACCGCACCGGCGATCTCGGCCGGCGCCTGCCCGGTGGCGAGCTGGTCTGCCTGGGCCGGCTCGACCGGCAGGTCAAGGTACGCGGGCACCGGGTGGAGCTGACCGAGATCGAGGCCGTGCTCGCCGACCGGCCCGGCGTGGCCGGCGTCCGCGCCATCGCCCGCGACGGTGAGCTGCTGGCGTACGTCCGCCCGGCCGACCCCCGCCCCGACCCGGCCGCGCTGCGGGCGGCCCTGACCGCCGCCCTGCCCGACTACGCGGTGCCCCGCGCGGTCGTGGTGGTCGACGAGTTCCCGCTCACCGTCAGCGGCAAGGTCGACGAGCGGGCGCTGCCCGACCCGGCCACCGAGGTCCCCGCCGAGGCGGCGCCGGCCACCGAGACCGAACGCGCCGTGCACGACATCTGGTGCGCGGTGCTCGGCCGCCCGGCGGTCGGCCGCACGGACAACTTCTTCGACGTGGGCGGGCAGTCGTTGCTGTTGGGTCGGGTGCAGCAGCGGATCGCCGAGCGGTTCGGGGTGCGGCTGCCGATGCTGCGCCTGTTCGACCACCCCACCGTGGCCGCCCAGGCGGCCCTGCTCGACGCCCCACCGGAGGCGGTCCGCGCCCCGCTGCTGCCCGTGCCCGCCGCCCCGGTCAGCGCCGCCCGCGACTACACCGGCGACGAGATCGCCGTGGTCGGCGTCGCCGGCCGCTTCCCCGGCGCGCCCGACGTGGCGACGTTCTGGTGGAACCTGTGCACCGGGGTGGACTCGATCCACGACCACACCGACGAGGAGCTGGCCGCGCTCGGTGTCGGGCCGCGCCTGCGCGCCGACCCCCGGCACGTCCGCGCCGCCGGGCGGCTCGACGGGGTGACCGACTTCGACGCCGAGTTCTTCTCGTTCGGCGCCGAGGAGGCCGCCCGCACCGACCCGCAGCACCGGATCTTCCTGGAGACCGCGTGGGAGGCGCTGGAGGACGCCGGGCACGACCCGCGGCGCTTCCCGGGGCTGGTCGGCGTCTACTCCGCCACCTCCGCCAACCGTTACTTCCTGTTCCACCTGATGGACAACCCGGCCGTGGTCGGCGACGTCGACCCGGACGACTGGGAGGCGCGCCTCGTCGGCCGGCAGCTCACCGACCACCTGCCCGGCCAGGTGGCCTACCGCCTCGGCCTGACCGGGCCCGCGCTGGCCGTGCAGAGCGCCTGCTCCAGCTCGCTGGTAGCGGTCTGCCTGGCCGCGCAGAGCCTCGCCGACTACCAGTGCGACCTCGCGCTGGCCGGCGGCGCCACCGTGATGTGGCCCCGGCACCGGGCCACCCCCGGCGGGCTCGCCTCGCCCGACGGCCGGTGCCGCGCCTTCGACGAGGCCGCCGACGGTTCCGGCTTCGGTTCCGGCGCGGGCGTCGTCGCGCTGCGCCGGCTCGCCGACGCCCAGGCCGACGGCGACCGGATCTACGCGATCCTGCCCGGCTGGGCGGTCACCAACGACGGCCCGGAGCGGGCCGGGTTCGCCGTGCCCGGGCCGGCCGGGCAGGCCGCCGCCGTGGCCAACGCGCTCGCCACCGCCGAGGTCGCCCCCGGCGAGGTACGCCTCGTCGAGGGCCACGGCAGCGGCACCCCGCTCGGCGACGCCATCGAGGTGGCCGCGCTGCACGAGGTGTACGCCGGCGCCGCCCCGGCCGGCGCCTGCGCGCTCGGTTCGGTGAAGACGAACATCGGCCACCTCGACGCCGCCGCCGGCATCGCCGGGCTGATCAAGACGGTGCTCGCCGTCCGCCACGGCGTCATCCCGCCGAACCTGCACTTCACCCGCCCGCACCCGGAGATCGACCTGGCCGCCGGCCCGTTCCACGTGCCGACCAAGGCCCGGGACTGGCCGGACGGCGGGCGCCGGGTGGCCGGAGTGAGCGCGTTCGGCCTCGGCGGCACCAACGCCCACGTGGTGGTGGAGCAACCGCCCCCGGTGGAACCGGTCGACCCGCCCGGCGCCGGGCCGTGGCTGCTGCCGGTCTCCGCGCGTACCCCGGTGGCGTTGCGGGCCGCGGTGGCCCGGCTGCGGGCCCACCTGGCCGGCGCCGCGCCGGCGCTGCCCGAGGTGGCCGCCACGCTGGCGCTCGGCCGCCGGCAGTTCGCCCACCGGGCGGCCGTGGTCGCCGTCGACCTGCCCGGCGCGCTGTCCGCGCTGGATGTGCTGCTCGACACCGACGCCCGCACGGCCGACGACGCCGGGCCGTTGCGCGAGCTGGCCGCGGACTGGGTGGCCGGCCGCGACGTCGACTGGGACGCCCTGCACCCCGAGGGCACCGTGCGGCGCACCGGGCTGCCCACCTACCCGTTCCAGCGCCGCCGGCACTGGATCGACCCCGTGCAGAGAGGCCCGAGGTGA
- a CDS encoding DUF2267 domain-containing protein, translating into MRFPLFVDAVARRAELPTDDAATISRAVLQTLAERVTADESADLAAQLPDDVGGYLSTPGRAGATGGAVDFLYRVAERAAVDPAVAEVGARAVLATLRETVTVGEFEDLVAQLPRGFDAMVDPVPRPPYDV; encoded by the coding sequence ATGCGGTTTCCCCTGTTCGTCGACGCGGTGGCACGTCGCGCCGAGCTGCCCACGGACGACGCCGCGACGATCTCCCGGGCGGTGCTGCAGACCCTCGCCGAGCGGGTCACCGCCGACGAGTCGGCCGACCTGGCCGCCCAGTTGCCGGACGACGTGGGGGGCTATCTGTCGACGCCCGGGCGGGCGGGTGCGACCGGGGGCGCGGTGGACTTCCTCTACCGGGTGGCCGAGCGCGCCGCGGTGGATCCGGCGGTCGCCGAGGTGGGCGCGCGGGCGGTGCTCGCGACGTTGCGTGAGACGGTGACCGTCGGCGAGTTCGAGGACCTGGTGGCGCAGTTGCCGCGAGGTTTCGACGCGATGGTGGACCCCGTTCCGCGCCCGCCGTACGATGTCTGA
- a CDS encoding molybdopterin-dependent oxidoreductase, producing the protein MAPVTHPGACPLDCPDTCVWQLTVDDGRAVALRGDRDHPFTRGALCGKVNRYLDAVNGPDRLTTPWIRTGPKGAGRVAYRPASWAEALDRVAAGLRASIDRDGPESVLPYYFAGTMGLVQGWTMGPRLFAHLGASRLDTTICTAAANAATRSIYGRSVGFEPESIVDARLIVLWGSNPLVTNLHQWPFVQQARERGAYVVTIDPLRTDTATRSDEHVAPLPGTDAALALGLMRHVRDAGAADEPWLAAHTVGWAELAARLDEWPVARAAAECGLPAEVVRRLGDRIATTRPTAIRVGLGLQRHAGAGQAIRAICALPLVTGDFRYPGGGALVTTSGHHPVDNGPVIRPAGMPAPPARSVNMSRLAAVLTGEADPPVTSLVVFNANPAATAPDQTRLLAGLRRPDLCTVVLEQRWTDTCDHADVVLPATMQPEHLDLQTSYGHHYTTLNLPVTRAPGEALPNTEIFRRIAAALGVDHPAFQDSDEDLARQLLAGTPVTFDELRERTYARLTGVPVGSAPFADGGFPTPDGRARLHDPALARLGVDPLPGYTPPVEAVDADLTRRFPLQLLVPAGRYLMNSTFASLPWHARRAGPPRVHLHPTDAAARGLADGDAVRVRNDRGAFLAAVAVDEATRPGLVFTYKAYWARLSPGRSTVNAVTAVRDADLGGAPTFHDCRVEVEPVPAELLTTDPPADPPATRYPAGPATGHSAATAADAHAAASH; encoded by the coding sequence ATGGCTCCCGTCACGCATCCCGGCGCCTGCCCCCTCGACTGCCCCGACACCTGCGTCTGGCAGCTCACCGTCGACGACGGCCGGGCCGTCGCGCTGCGCGGCGACCGCGACCACCCGTTCACCCGGGGCGCGCTCTGCGGCAAGGTGAACCGCTACCTCGACGCGGTCAACGGCCCGGACCGGCTCACCACGCCCTGGATCCGCACCGGCCCGAAGGGCGCCGGGCGGGTGGCGTACCGGCCGGCGAGCTGGGCGGAGGCGCTGGACCGGGTGGCCGCCGGGCTGCGGGCGAGCATCGACCGGGACGGGCCGGAGTCGGTGCTGCCCTACTACTTCGCCGGCACCATGGGCCTCGTCCAGGGCTGGACCATGGGGCCGCGGCTCTTCGCCCACCTGGGCGCGTCCCGGTTGGACACCACGATCTGCACGGCGGCGGCGAACGCGGCGACGCGGTCGATCTACGGCCGGTCGGTGGGCTTCGAGCCGGAGTCGATCGTCGATGCCCGGCTGATCGTGCTCTGGGGCTCCAACCCGCTCGTCACCAACCTGCACCAGTGGCCGTTCGTGCAACAGGCCCGCGAACGCGGGGCGTATGTGGTGACGATCGATCCGCTGCGCACCGACACCGCGACCCGCAGCGACGAGCACGTCGCGCCGCTGCCGGGCACCGACGCGGCGCTCGCGCTCGGGCTGATGCGGCACGTCCGCGACGCCGGGGCCGCCGACGAGCCGTGGTTGGCCGCGCACACCGTCGGCTGGGCCGAGTTGGCCGCCCGGCTCGACGAGTGGCCGGTGGCGCGGGCCGCCGCCGAGTGCGGCCTGCCGGCCGAGGTGGTGCGCCGGCTCGGCGACCGGATCGCCACCACCCGGCCGACCGCGATCCGCGTCGGGCTCGGCCTGCAACGGCACGCCGGGGCCGGGCAGGCGATCCGGGCGATCTGCGCGCTGCCGCTGGTCACCGGCGACTTCCGGTATCCCGGCGGCGGCGCGCTGGTGACCACCAGCGGGCACCACCCGGTCGACAACGGGCCGGTGATCCGGCCGGCCGGCATGCCGGCGCCACCGGCCCGGTCGGTGAACATGAGCCGGCTCGCCGCCGTGCTCACCGGGGAGGCCGACCCGCCGGTGACCTCGCTCGTGGTGTTCAACGCCAATCCCGCCGCCACCGCGCCCGACCAGACCCGGCTGCTCGCCGGCCTGCGGCGCCCCGACCTGTGCACCGTGGTGCTGGAACAGCGCTGGACCGACACCTGCGACCACGCCGACGTGGTGCTGCCGGCCACCATGCAGCCCGAGCACCTCGACCTGCAGACCTCCTACGGGCACCACTACACGACACTGAACCTGCCGGTCACCCGCGCGCCCGGCGAGGCGCTGCCGAACACCGAGATCTTCCGCCGGATCGCCGCCGCGCTCGGCGTCGACCACCCGGCGTTCCAGGACAGCGACGAGGACCTGGCCCGCCAGTTGCTGGCCGGCACGCCGGTCACCTTCGACGAGCTGCGCGAGCGCACGTACGCCCGGCTCACCGGCGTGCCGGTCGGCTCGGCGCCGTTCGCCGACGGCGGCTTCCCCACCCCCGACGGGCGGGCCCGGCTGCACGACCCGGCGCTGGCCCGTCTCGGGGTGGACCCGCTGCCCGGCTACACGCCGCCGGTGGAGGCGGTCGACGCCGACCTGACCCGCCGATTCCCGCTGCAACTGCTCGTCCCGGCCGGCCGCTACCTGATGAACTCCACGTTCGCGTCGCTGCCCTGGCACGCCCGCCGGGCCGGGCCGCCCCGGGTGCACCTGCACCCGACCGACGCGGCGGCGCGCGGGCTGGCCGACGGCGACGCGGTGCGGGTGCGCAACGACCGGGGCGCGTTCCTCGCCGCGGTCGCGGTGGACGAGGCGACCCGGCCGGGGCTGGTGTTCACCTACAAGGCGTACTGGGCCCGGTTGAGCCCGGGCCGGTCCACGGTGAACGCGGTGACCGCGGTCCGCGACGCCGACCTGGGCGGGGCACCGACGTTCCACGACTGCCGGGTCGAGGTCGAGCCGGTGCCGGCCGAGTTGCTGACCACCGATCCCCCCGCCGACCCGCCGGCGACGCGGTACCCGGCCGGTCCGGCCACCGGACACTCCGCCGCGACGGCCGCGGACGCGCACGCCGCCGCGTCGCACTGA
- a CDS encoding CBS domain-containing protein gives MRTWQVRDVMTTDVTSVREGTAYREIVDVLTGRHVTAAPVVDDARRVLGVVSEADLMYKVELAGQPREWRIRPDRHGREARAKAGATLAADLMTAPPVTVAPDATLVEAARLMDARRVKRLPVVDDLGRLVGIVTRGDLLKVHLRPDADIRRDVVDEVLRRTLGVRDGVVDVTVHGGVVTLTGQLERWSTVHLALRMTRQVSGVVEVVDALGYAVDDAPMSALRLGGGMPAGVG, from the coding sequence ATGCGTACGTGGCAGGTGCGGGACGTGATGACCACCGACGTGACGTCGGTGCGGGAGGGTACGGCGTACCGGGAGATCGTCGACGTGCTGACCGGCCGGCACGTCACGGCGGCGCCGGTGGTGGACGACGCCCGGCGGGTCCTCGGGGTGGTCTCCGAGGCGGACCTGATGTACAAGGTGGAGCTGGCCGGGCAGCCGCGTGAGTGGCGGATCCGGCCCGACCGGCACGGCCGGGAGGCGCGGGCGAAGGCCGGCGCGACGCTCGCCGCCGACCTGATGACCGCGCCCCCGGTCACCGTCGCGCCGGACGCCACGCTCGTCGAGGCGGCCCGGCTGATGGACGCCCGCCGCGTGAAGCGGCTGCCGGTGGTCGACGACCTGGGCCGGCTGGTCGGCATCGTCACCCGGGGGGACCTGCTCAAGGTGCACCTGCGCCCGGACGCGGACATCCGCCGGGACGTGGTCGACGAGGTGCTGCGACGCACGCTCGGCGTGCGCGACGGGGTGGTGGACGTGACCGTGCACGGCGGGGTGGTGACGCTCACCGGCCAACTGGAGCGCTGGTCCACGGTGCACCTGGCGCTGCGGATGACCCGGCAGGTCAGCGGCGTGGTCGAGGTGGTCGACGCGCTCGGCTACGCGGTCGACGACGCGCCGATGTCGGCGTTGCGGCTCGGCGGCGGCATGCCCGCCGGCGTCGGCTGA
- a CDS encoding sugar phosphate isomerase/epimerase family protein translates to MDIPLACQEQLLPGADLIDKYALAVSLGYQGIELRGRGDLALARRLPELRRAHAAGVVTPTVCVEMDHFIGDFDPDRSRDAVRNLRSQLSVIAELGGVGAMTPAAWGMFSRRLPPFEPPRSPADDRRVLVDALGELGEHARAEGVTLFLEPLNRYEDHMVNRLDQAVELCRAVGSPAVRVAADTYHMNIEEDDPCAALRAAAPYLGHVQVSDSNRLQPGAGHLDWAALLGTLDDLGYPGWLALECRLRGEPVAALRQAATALRRSGQPRRAAA, encoded by the coding sequence ATGGACATCCCACTGGCCTGCCAGGAGCAGTTGCTCCCGGGCGCCGACCTGATCGACAAGTACGCCCTCGCCGTCTCCCTCGGCTACCAGGGCATCGAGCTGCGCGGGCGGGGGGACCTGGCGCTCGCCCGGCGGCTGCCGGAGCTGCGCCGGGCGCACGCCGCCGGGGTGGTGACGCCGACCGTCTGCGTCGAGATGGACCACTTCATCGGCGACTTCGACCCGGACCGCTCCCGGGACGCGGTCCGCAACCTGCGCTCCCAACTCTCGGTGATCGCCGAACTGGGCGGCGTCGGCGCCATGACACCGGCCGCCTGGGGCATGTTCTCCCGCCGGCTGCCACCGTTCGAGCCGCCGCGCTCGCCCGCCGACGACCGCCGGGTGCTCGTCGACGCGCTCGGCGAGCTGGGCGAGCACGCCCGCGCCGAGGGGGTCACGCTCTTCCTGGAACCGCTCAACCGCTACGAGGACCACATGGTCAACCGCCTCGACCAGGCCGTCGAGCTGTGCCGGGCGGTCGGGTCACCGGCGGTGCGGGTGGCCGCCGACACCTACCACATGAACATCGAGGAGGACGACCCGTGCGCGGCGCTGCGCGCCGCCGCGCCGTACCTCGGGCACGTGCAGGTCAGCGACTCCAACCGGCTCCAGCCCGGCGCCGGGCACCTGGACTGGGCCGCGCTGCTGGGCACGCTCGACGACCTCGGCTATCCCGGCTGGCTGGCGCTGGAGTGCCGGCTGCGCGGCGAACCGGTCGCCGCGCTGCGCCAGGCCGCCACCGCGCTGCGCCGCTCGGGCCAGCCCCGGCGGGCCGCCGCGTGA